NNNNNNNNNNNNNNNNNNNNNNNNNNNNNNNNNNNNNNNNNNNNNNNNNNNNNNNNNNNNNNNNNNNNNNNNNNNNNNNNNNNNNNNNNNNNNNNNNNNNNNNNNNNNNNNNNNNNNNNNNNNNNNNNNNNNNNNNNNNNNNNNNNNNNNNNNNNNNNNNNNNNNNNNNNNNNNNNNNNNNNNNNNNNNNNNNNNNNNNNNNNNNNNNNNNNNNNNNNNNNNNNNNNNNNNNNNNNNNNNNNNNNNNNNNNNNNNNNNNNNNNNNNNNNNNNNNNNNNNNNNNNNNNNNNNNNNNNNNNNNNNNNNNNNNNNNNNNNNNNNNNNNNNNNNNNNNNNNNNNNNNNNNNNNNNNNNNNNNNNNNNNNNNNNNNNNNNNNNNNNNNNNNNNNNNNNNNNNNNNNNNNNNNNNNNNNNNNNNNNNNNNNNNNNNNNNNNNNNNNNNNNNNNNNNNNNNNNNNNNNNNNNNNNNNNNNNNNNNNNNNNNNNNNNNNNNNNNNNNNNNNNNNNNNNNNNNNNNNNNNNNNNNNNNNNNNNNNNNNNNNNNNNNNNNNNNNNNNNNNNNNNNNNNNNNNNNNNNNNNNNNNNNNNNNNNNNNNNNNNNNNNNNNNNNNNNNNNNNNNNNNNNNNNNNNNNNNNNNNNNNNNNNNNNNNNNNNNNNNNNNNNNNNNNNNNNNNNNNNNNNNNNNNNNNNNNNNNNNNNNNNNNNNNNNNNNNNNNNNNNNNNNNNNNNNNNNNNNNNNNNNNNNNNNNNNNNNNNNNNNNNNNNNNNNNNNNNNNNNNNNNNNNNNNNNNNNNNNNNNNNNNNNNNNNNNNNNNNNNNNNNNNNNNNNNNNNNNNNNNNNNNNNNNNNNNNNNNNNNNNNNNNNNNNNNNNNNNNNNNNNNNNNNNNNNNNNNNNNNNNNNNNNNNNNNNNNNNNNNNNNNNNNNNNNNNNNNNNNNNNNNNNNNNNNNNNNNNNNNNNNNNNNNNNNNNNNNNNNNNNNNNNNNNNNNNNNNNNNNNNNNNNNNNNNNNNNNNNNNNNNNNNNNNNNNNNNNNNNNNNNNNNNNNNNNNNNNNNNNNNNNNNNNNNNNNNNNNNNNNNNNNNNNNNNNNNNNNNNNNNNNNNNNNNNNNNNNNNNNNNNNNNNNNNNNNNNNNNNNNNNNNNNNNNNNNNNNNNNNNNNNNNNNNNNNNNNNNNNNNNNNNNNNNNNNNNNNNNNNNNNNNNNNNNNNNNNNNNNNNNNNNNNNNNNNNNNNNNNNNNNNNNNNNNNNNNNNNNNNNNNNNNNNNNNNNNNNNNNNNNNNNNNNNNNNNNNNNNNNNNNNNNNNNNNNNNNNNNNNNNNNNNNNNNNNNNNNNNNNNNNNNNNNNNNNNNNNNNNNNNNNNNNNNNNNNNNNNNNNNNNNNNNNNNNNNNNNNNNNNNNNNNNNNNNNNNNNNNNNNNNNNNNNNNNNNNNNNNNNNNNNNNNNNNNNNNNNNNNNNNNNNNNNNNNNNNNNNNNNNNNNNNNNNNNNNNNNNNNNNNNNNNNNNNNNNNNNNNNNNNNNNNNNNNNNNNNNNNNNNNNNNNNNNNNNNNNNNNNNNNNNNNNNNNNNNNNNNNNNNNNNNNNNNNNNNNNNNNNNNNNNNNNNNNNNNNNNNNNNNNNNNNNNNNNNNNNNNNNNNNNNNNNNNNNNNNNNNNNNNNNNNNNNNNNNNNNNNNNNNNNNNNNNNNNNNNNNNNNNNNNNNNNNNNNNNNNNNNNNNNNNNNNNNNNNNNNNNNNNNNNNNNNNNNNNNNNNNNNNNNNNNNNNNNNNNNNNNNNNNNNNNNNNNNNNNNNNNNNNNNNNNNNNNNNNNNNNNNNNNNNNNNNNNNNNNNNNNNNNNNNNNNNNNNNNNNNNNNNNNNNNNNNNNNNNNNNNNNNNNNGGCGCCTGGCGgcggggcggggtggcggcggggggcgggggcggcgccgggcggcggtgggtgcggggcgtcggggaggagaggagagAACAGAGAGTAACGAGCAGGGGGATGGGGCCGTTAGTTAggcccttctttgccgtccgcctatctttgccgtctgccattatctccctttgccgtccgctagcggacggcaaagaggtggggcgttaagttttttctaaacgggcgggggtgggggccacctctctctttgccgtcagccagtggacggcaaagagccggctgatggcaaaggcctgttttaccatctgccatttctttgccgtccgcttttcggtagctgatggcaaagagcttctttgccgtctgctagcggacgacaaagagctggcagatggcaaagtagctgattccagtagtgcttgttcaatctcgttaccggcaagtctctttactcgttccgtaacacatcatcccgtgatcaactccttgatcacattgtgcacattatgatgatgtcctactgagtgggcccagagatacctctccgtttacacggagtgacaaatcccagtctcgattcgtgccaacccaacaaacactttcgaagatacctgtagtgtatctttatagccacccagttacgttgtgatgtttggcacacccaaagcactcctacggtatccgggagttgcacaatctcatggtctaaggaaatgatacttgacattagaaaagctttagcaaacgaactacacaatctttgtgctaggcttaggattgggtcttgtccatcacatcattctcctaatgatgtgatcccattatcaacgacatccaatgtccatggtcaggaaaccgtaaccatctattgatcaacgggctagtcaactagaggcttactagggacatggtgttgtctacgtatccacacatgtatctgagtttcgtatcaatacaattctagcatggatattaaacgattatcatgaacaatgaaatataatataataataactaatttattattgcctctagggcatatttccaacactttatcggtcaaactataatgacaacatacgcaattccctttgtcatcggtatgttacttgctcgagattcgatcgtcggtatcttcatatctagttcaatctcgttaccggcaagtctctttactcgttccgtaatgcttcatcccgcaactaactcattaatcacattgcttgcaaggcttatcatgatgtgcattaccgagagggcccagagatacctctccgatactcggagtgacaaatcctaacctcgatgtatgccaacccaacaaacatcgtcggagatacctgtagagcatctttataatcacccagttacgttgtgacgttcgatagaacacaaggtattcctccggtatccgggatttgtataatctcatagtcaaatgaatatgtataagtcatgaagaaagcaatagcaataaaacttcatgatcattatgctaagctaacggatgggccttgtccatcacactattcccctaatgatgtgatcccgtccatcaaatgacaacacatgtctatggttaggaaacttaaccatctttgactaactagctagtcaagtagaggcatactagaaaCACTGtgttttgtatatgtattcacacatgtatcaagtttccggttaatacagttctagcatgaataataaacatttatcacgatataagaaaatataaataacaactttattattgcctctagggcatatttccttcaatcatggCCACAGAATTGTTGTCCTTGTTGCAACAAGTATCTGCATACATCAATTCAAGCATTCaactgataagataattttttactCAATTTTCCTTTCTTTGTGCAAGACTGCATGGATTGACTGAGATGGTTGTCAATAGATCCCCAAAAAAATTAAGTGACTTGTTGCAAAAATTGTCATGACACCCACATTAATCGCAAATCTCTCCATTGCCTTATTCCAATATTGTTGACATAAAATTACCTTATTTTGATTGTCATAGTCATCTATCACAAATGCATCATGTCCTTGTTTGTTATCATTGATATTTGTCCATGAAAAAATAACAACACAAGCAATATGCCTTGTCCTCTACTTTTATGTACTCTAGCCAATTACTAGGTAGACCATACCAATCGGAATTGAAATATGTAAACTGTGTGCGATAGTGTGACACTTCACACATGATTGATTAAGTAGATCTGTGTGTAGGATATCACACACAAGTTCCCTCTCTCGATCATGCGAGATGGACAACTGATTGCTTGCATTTAGTTTCTAGGAACACAGTTTTTATTTTCCTACTGTGTGCTTTGTCGTCATCGCACACAATCCGTCCATATCGTGTGTGATTGGCTTAATAGCCCCATTGTGTATTAGTGTAAGGGTGTTTCATTTCGGTGAGCTTTTTGGACAATGGAGTCAGCAATGTGGGCATGCTTGATCTTTGACCTGGATGGGGTTATtccgtcgacgaaacacaatttgaTTACTAGCATCTTGAGCCCTCTGGTTATTTCTCCACAAGGTCTCTCTATTAAACCACTTTGGCTAAAACTGGCCCGGCGCAATTAACAAAAGTGTGGTTGATTCAATGACAATTCATTCATAATGGTCTTCCTCTGGTCCCGATGATGACCATTGTCCGCTTTGTGAGGTCATCGAGGGCAATAACTACATATTCTTCACTTGCGTTACCACCTAATTTTTGTGGTGCTGCTTTCATAAAGTGGTAGGATACAAGGGGTATCCTACTAGCTCCTAGAAGATCATTAGGACTAGCGCAGGCAACACTCGTCACTACTTTTGGATTGTCTTTTGATGTCCTTGCCTAGACACTGACAATTCACAATAAGCCTATTATTGAGAATGCTCATCGGCGAAGCTATTGGTGCCATTTATAAATTTTGTGGTTTCTTATTGTAATGGTTAACAAGCAGCCGGATCTAGCCATTGGTGATTTCACTGCACAATTTCGGGATGGCTCGTGGCCTCACTCGACCGTTGGTTCCTTGATCTTGGTTGTATCTCTTGGGCACAACTTGTGTCTATGTTCTAAAATTAACAAAGAATGAAATGACATATAGTGCCATGAAATTGATCCACTGTGTTTTTTCTTGGTATTTTACGGTCAACGAAATGCCATGAACCAAAAAAAATATTAAATTACATATAATAAAAAAAACGACTCATTTGACTATACAAAGAATCATGTGCGCACGATCAACCACGCTTGAGAGAGGAGAAAGTCATCacggaaaaaaaaggagaaagataaTATTATTTTTTACAGAAAGTTCCTATGGAGGTTGTCGTTGATGACTAGTAGAGAAGCATCAAGCCAGCCAAGACGGCGGCCAGCCCGAGCGCTAGCACAGGCTCAGCACCAGCCTGAGCCGCCGAGCTCGGCTGTGGCGTTGTCTGTGTGCACCGCTGCCTCGTCCCTCTCCTTCGGCATCTCACTACCTTGGACTGGACGTTGACCTGTACCTTCATGCCACCGGCGCAGTGCCCCGGCAGGCCGCAGATGAAGTACCGGGTCCCGACGGCGGCGAGCGGAATGACATCGTTGCCGCTCGGGAACGTGGCGACGGGACTAGAGCTGCTGCAGTTGTCGTAGGCCGTCTTGGTCACCTCCACCACGTTGTGCGCCGCAGCGGGGTACTGGAACCGGAGCTCGTCGCCGGTGTAGAacctgatggtggaagtccatCGGGTGTAGTTTGTCCGGAGGTCCCATGACCCGGCCGGTGCGCCGACTGTGTAGGTGGCGCCGAGCGCCGTGCCGAACAGCGCCGCCGCGGTCACTGCGGCAACAAGGAGAGCTCTGGTAGCTGCCGCCATGGATGAATGCCAATCGAGGGACTAGTAGTTGAGAAGATGACCCGAGAAGGGTTGGAATGTTGAGAAGATCGAGGGATGTATGATCGAGGTCGCAGCTCTAGTCTGTTTGTGTTGTAGCATATGATGATACTCTGCGATATATACAATGAGATGAGACGGTAGCTCGTTGAATGCGTCATACAGACTCTGTCAAATTAGCATTTGACTCACGCGTCGTTGTACGGGTCGATCTGGAAATTATAGCGCGTAATTAAAATGTGGGCTCGTTGAATAATCAAGGATGGGAAGCTGCTAGCCTACTGCCTGATGGATTCCATACATACGCACTGCATAATTGTcagaataaaatccaataaatcatGAATATTTTGTTTTGTATTCTGGGAAAGTTTCAACCCAGTTGGATGTTGGGTTTGTGATTAACTAGCctttttttcctcaaaaaaaaattaACTAGCCTTTTGAGTTCAAATAGATAAAAATTGTTTACTCACAAAGGATACATCCAAATGGAGTGAAACTTTCACAGAATACAAAACGAAACATTTATGATTTATTGGAATTTTTTTTGAACACTTTAAAATTTCCAGTTCGGAATATGGGTCAATCTGATACATTGGATCTTTAATGAATGGCTGAAAAAAAGGGGTTAAGTCATGGTGAGACTTGGCTTCATGAAGTCACTGAAGCAAGATCCTAAATTTATGTTCTATGAAAGGTCATCTGGATCACATGTAGGTTTACCAACGGTTGCACAATGTGTTTTTTTTCATTTCTAAACAACGCAAAACATTTGTCATTTTCATTAGTCATGGGAGAAGATTTAGACATATCGGGTCCCTACTGCTTGATCGATATATCCATACTGCCGGGTAGCTGAACTACTAACCGAGTAAGGTGGGTGGGACGTCCAGCTTCACCAACATTTCTTGCAGCTGGACGTTGATGAGATCCTCAAGCTGCACCCCTCGCCATGGCTGGATGACGTACTTGCGTGGCGCCATACTCAAAGGGCATCTTCTCTGTGAATAGTGCGTACAACCTCGCTCATGAGGAAAAATATCGCACTGTCTACGTGTGCCGCGAGTAGGGCTCCAGACGGTAATATTGCCATCTGGGCGACATTATGGGGGTGCCCTGTTCCTCCAAAGGTACGAATATTTCGTTGTTGGCGAGTGGCCACAGATTCATTGGCAACGATGCAAAATAAATTCAACCGGCACATCGAGAAAATTGACATTTGAACCGGAGGACACGTTCCACATTGTCTGTAGTTGTCCAATGGCTCATGCGCTATGGGTGGCGATGCGGGAGTCTTGGACATTACCGGAGCTACGCAGCATTCAGAATACCGGACCTGAGTGGCTATTGCACCTGCTAGAGCGATGCACGGGGGTGGAGTGGATGGTGGTTCTCATGACCTTCTCGAGGGCATGCCATTGCAAAAATGAGGTTACACATCAGAAGCCGGCACCACCGGTGGAGAGCTCACGCCGATTCCTGAATAGCTACATGGAGTTCTTGTTGTGTATTAAGCAGTATCCATCAGGGGACACTGCAAAAGCGAAAATGGTGATTGATATTAGCAGCAGAATGCCTGAGATTACCAAGACAACACATCCATCAGCTGTGGAACGGTGGCAGTTTCCTTCATTGGGCTCGGTAAAGTTGAAAGTTGATGGGTCATATATACCAGTACAGGGCGTTTGTGGGGCGGCTATGGTTCTAAGAGATGAAGCTGGTGTAGTCATTTTCTCTGCTAGCAGATTCCTTCTATCATGTTCATCTGCGATGTAGGCGGAGATGGCAGCATGTAAGGAGGGGGTTAATCTCACTATGGATTGGTCTGACAAGCCGCTAATCATTGAGACTGATAGTCTGCAAGCTGTGCCTTTTCTCCAAGAGGATGGACTTGATCGGTCACCGATGGCAACACTTGTAGAGGAGACAAAGAGGAGTCTAAATGAAGGATGTGAACATCGAATCATGCATGTCAAACGTGGAGGCAATGGAGCTGCACACTACATGGCTCAATATGGCTGCACCTCTCTTTGTACTGCCATATGGCTGGGCTCTGGTCCTGATGACTTATGTAATATATGTCAAAACGGATGTGACTCCATGATTTAATCAATATAATCTCGTTTGACCCGCAAAAGAAAACCTTCAACGTGATAATATAATAGTTACACTCTTTTTTTAGGGAAATAATGATCTagttagggcatcttcaacacAGACCCTCAAACTGTCC
This portion of the Triticum dicoccoides isolate Atlit2015 ecotype Zavitan chromosome 7A, WEW_v2.0, whole genome shotgun sequence genome encodes:
- the LOC119331772 gene encoding uclacyanin 1-like, whose translation is MAAATRALLVAAVTAAALFGTALGATYTVGAPAGSWDLRTNYTRWTSTIRFYTGDELRFQYPAAAHNVVEVTKTAYDNCSSSSPVATFPSGNDVIPLAAVGTRYFICGLPGHCAGGMKVQVNVQSKVVRCRRRGTRQRCTQTTPQPSSAAQAGAEPVLALGLAAVLAGLMLLY